The nucleotide sequence GATCGATTGAGTTCacacattaacatttttctaCTTAGTGCAATGAACTAAATATTTAAGTGATAATAACTTGTTTCAATTAGTATATTTGACTATTTTACACTCCATCGCTGTATTTAAATTCAcagtacatttgattttacagtaAAGCACTGGCAGCACTGTTTTCTGAAAGTTATGCATGAGTAATTTGGACAACTGGAatgtaaaatgactttaaatgaccatacatacatttatttcctTCTCATTTTTAATCTCTAGCAAAGCAGTTCCAATCTTGAGGATGGAAATATCAGAACCACCACTTGTGTCATTGATGGAGACCAGCCTTTGTATCCTGGAGCCAAACTTTCAAAAGGGGAAAGTCTAACTGCACTTCTGGGCTACATGCTACGCCACCATGTGACCAAAGCAGGAAGTCAAGATTTACTGCATCTGTTGCAGATGCTTCTCCCTGAAAATAGTTTACCCTCCACCAACTACCTGTTCAAGCGTACTTTTGACACAGCCAGCTGGCAGTTACATCACTATTGTCTGAATCCTGACTGTGGGGCTTACATTGGCATATTAGATGTCGAAAGTGTACTATGTCCAATGTGTGATACAGAATGCAAAGTATCAGAACATCTGAGTAAAGGCTATTATTTTATGTACACCCCCTTGAGAGATGaaattaaaaatctttttgaaaatcacaaactaaatgaaaaactATCACAGACAAACAACTCTGATTGCATCCAAGATATCAGTGATGGTACACTGTATAAGAGAATTCCAATGCTGACAGAGCAGGGAAATATATCTTTGACATGGAATACAGATGGTGTCCCAGTGTTTAACTCTTCAAGCTATTCAATGTGGCCAATTCAGTGTACCATAaatgaagtccctccttctgaaCGAAAAAACTTTGTGTTGGTGCCTGCACTCTGGTTTGGGCAAACCAAGCCAAAAATGGAAAGCTTTCTTAAACCATTCATTGAAGAGTGCAGATCTTTAGAATCTGAGGGTGTTGTGTGGCACAACACTTTGACAAAAACTTACGAATGTTCAAAAGTTGCTGCAATTCTATGCAGTGTTGACTCTGTTGCAAGGGCTCCAGTGCAGAATATCAACCAGTTTAATGGGGCACATGGCTGTAATTTTTGCACTCATTCTGGAGAGAGAGTGGAAAAGGGTGATGGGTTTACCAGGGTCTACCCACTCTCAGTACCCATTCCAAGTCTGAGAACACATGAAGGCATGATCCATGATGCAGAACTGGCCTCTGTAAATAACCCAGTCAATGGTGTTAAAGGACCAAGTCTTTTAACCACATTACAGTGTTTTGACATGGCAGAAAGTTTTGTTCCAGACTATTTACATAGTGTACTTCTTGGAGTAGTGCGGCAAATAACAGGCTTGTGGTTTGACAACAAAGTGCCAGAAGTAAACGTCAAAAATCCATGTGTCTTGAAAGAGATAGACAAACGTTTGAAATCAGTCAGGCCACCTAGCGAGATAACCCGTCTGCCACGATCTGTAAAAGAACGGCAAAAATGGAAAGGAAGTGAGTGGAGAACATTTCTTTTAATCTCTCCATTTATACTGATGGGTTTAATCCCGACACAGTATTTCCACCACTGGATGCTACTAGCCTTTGCAGTTTATCTGCTAACTAGTTCACATATTTCACATGTGAACATCGACAAGGCTCATATGGCTCTTTGTGAGTTTGTACTTCTAACCGAGTCTCTGTATGGAAAGCAAGAAGTGTCTTACAACATTCATCTCCTCACCCACTTAGCTGAGAGTGTCAGAAGACATGGACCTTTGTCCTTGACGTCAACATTCGTCTTTGAAGGACATAATGGTAGACTGCTCAAACTTTTCAATGGAACACAACATTTACCATTGCAAATAGCTCAAAATCTAGCAAGACTAAAGGAGCTAAAAAGATTAACTAGAATTTACATTGCAGAAGACTCCCTGGCACATGAATATGTTTCATCAGCACTTCGGGGTTATTCCTTGTGCAAAAACGTTGCACAGGTCAGTAGCTGCAATTTTTTTGGTCATGGTCAGGTGAAGGAGCTACCAATGTCTCAGCACATCCTACTACAGGATTCTGGAATTCATACAGAACAAAATCAAGCCACCTACTTTCAGAGGTTTGTTTGTGATGGGACACTCTACTCCACTGATCAGTATGACTCAAAATACTCCAGATGTAATTCTTTGGTAACCATTGGCCAACAGGTTGCAAAAATTGAACACATCATTGTTGTTCAAACACAGGCCACCCCCAGACAACCAGTTTTACTGGTAAGGTTAACAAATCAAATTCAAGCCTTTCACAAAAAGCGAACAGAGTATGTTTGCATGGATTCTCACATACTTAATGTCACATTCTGTGCAGGCTACAAGGCAGTACTTCCATCTGAAGTAACAAACAAATGTATAGAAATTGTAAAAAGACCAGATGGGCTTGTCATTTTGCCCCTACCAAACACATATGAAAGAGATTAAAAAATAAGCAGAATTTGATTTACTGTAGTATCTCAGTGTACTATGTGAGGAGGAGAAAATTAATGCTTTGAGAAAAGAATGTTTACGGATTAATCATTAGTACAAATTTAGTAAAATTGCAATTGTGTATGCTTACCCATCAATTCATTAGAATaactcaatataaatatatttcttgtaTTAACTGCATGTTTCAATCTCAGAATGTGACAAatgatatgtatatatgtataaaaagtacaaaatgcaatacaaataaacattaattgaaaATCACATGTGTACttgcttatttaaaataattactaaCGAGATTAACAAATAATCAGATTCAGATTTATTGTGACAGTATATCTCAATGCAAAATGTGACGAGGAGAAAATTAATACTTTgggtaaataatttatattattgcatccttagtacaaatataataaaaaaaatattctgtatatTTACCCATGAATTTTGAGAACTCCATATAAATTTACACAAACCATTTGCATCTTTTATGCATTGGCTATATCTTAattgttgtgttttattgattttatatgaAGAATTGAATTGTCAGCAAGTGTCCACAAAGTCACCAAGTCTCATGCCATTTAGATTAAgacaacttttattattattattattattatttaagatagCTTAAGGGTTAATGTTACAGTGGTCCATAGCTTTTACTTTCTGTACAGTAGTAGCCTACTGTTACCACAGTTGCAGTAATGTAGTATGAGTGTAGGTTTATACCTGCATTTCAGTACTTCATTATATTGGAAAACTACAGTTGTACTTCATTTGACTGCAGATGTACTAACATTTACTGTAGTTTTACTGCTGTCGTACTTCAATGTACTGCAGCTGTACTGCCATTATACTGCAAATCTACGGCTGTGCTTAAGTATACTGCAGTTAAACTGCTTTGTACTGCAGTTTTACTGCAGTTGTACTTCAATATACTGCAGTTGTTTTTTGTAAGGGCCCGCAGTGCGGGGCTGAAGCGCGAGTTTACTGTGACGTtccgcctgatgattcagttagaaaccagctaagaccagcgtgacagtggccaaaactactttaaaaccatttaatatattattcaaattgttttgtgccgtttcgctgcagtgttttaatgtgaaaggctgtaaatgtgtactacttcaagtgttcagaggaatacgtcgcgagctcgctgtgatgttcagcctgatgattcagttagaaaccagctaagaccagcgtgacagtggccaaaactactttaaaaccatttaatatattattctaattgttttgtgccgtttcgctgcagtgttttaatgtgaaaggctgtaaattctctgtggacttcaagtgttcagagaaatacattgccagctcgcgagcagttggctgccgcgaatatatcatgttattactttaaacagttcagaaacatctcaatttagctcttggtgtgttctaacgtgtggattgcgtgcaatagcgtttttaaaatgtcttaaataggaATGAATTCGCTTGTtgtcggctccgtgtagacagcctgagctgagcagcagtgattcttctctcgtctgactgctcccctcccctaaatgtcattgcaactgtaggggcgcaatttttctcagacaatgtaagtctatgggtaatgaattttgacatttaaaaattaataaaaaaaaaactttaagtctgatcagtctgaaaagatatagcacacaccaccgctctatcccgcaggtgtctgccgagtttggggcttgtggctttaaagccctaggaggagtagcgttcagaatttctgtcagaaaaataataataagaaaaagaagaagaagaagtttaaatagcataacagtatgttggcttgttgccaagccaacataactagaattaaaagttagtgaactaactttgatgttggcttggccatcttggccatggagcaaaagagccaaagtacttgtgtgcccaacattgagttgccccgctgcaaaattaatacacataataatgccataaaaaaatacacctgcaacagtctttttccatgctcccttgctgttttctctttttaataaaaagcctgggctatgataacagctatgacagggttgtctagctggatgtgaaataagtcatgcctatttttctcgtgtatgtatttcacagtcctgccaccgtcgcgttgtgggcaacgacacacaagattactgaaacaatgcattttaaatcaaggagatcataaggggtccaagcacaatggtttgtatagatgatgcagttacacactgtttaaaattgtttaatttgtactgtatgttcattctatttatttatttgtgctatttacataatgtttacatttttttaagtttgtttttgttaatgtaaaatagcactgcatagtcttcactgtaagataaaatacataatcaaaccaaaatgtattcagacaccttcaacatttctcacataatcacagtttatttgctgtagtttagaaactggtaataatatatgacaataactcagaacaaattcatcttgataatttcggataactttgataaaaagatatgtaatggaatcaaccaaaacttcagactgtcagtatgacaatatttacacaactatcaatactttgttgaacagttaccaagcaagaaatgcttaatttggttcagtctgtggtgtgaaaaggttgcattaacaattaaagaaagaaacacttaagcaaaacatgggcaggtccttaattattatttttttaaatcaatttcactggtagcctactgtatgaagaattagtgggtataatatttcacagatcactattttgccatactcacttacataaatgaac is from Carassius gibelio isolate Cgi1373 ecotype wild population from Czech Republic chromosome B22, carGib1.2-hapl.c, whole genome shotgun sequence and encodes:
- the LOC127987067 gene encoding uncharacterized protein LOC127987067; the protein is MLRHHVTKAGSQDLLHLLQMLLPENSLPSTNYLFKRTFDTASWQLHHYCLNPDCGAYIGILDVESVLCPMCDTECKVSEHLSKGYYFMYTPLRDEIKNLFENHKLNEKLSQTNNSDCIQDISDGTLYKRIPMLTEQGNISLTWNTDGVPVFNSSSYSMWPIQCTINEVPPSERKNFVLVPALWFGQTKPKMESFLKPFIEECRSLESEGVVWHNTLTKTYECSKVAAILCSVDSVARAPVQNINQFNGAHGCNFCTHSGERVEKGDGFTRVYPLSVPIPSLRTHEGMIHDAELASVNNPVNGVKGPSLLTTLQCFDMAESFVPDYLHSVLLGVVRQITGLWFDNKVPEVNVKNPCVLKEIDKRLKSVRPPSEITRLPRSVKERQKWKGSEWRTFLLISPFILMGLIPTQYFHHWMLLAFAVYLLTSSHISHVNIDKAHMALCEFVLLTESLYGKQEVSYNIHLLTHLAESVRRHGPLSLTSTFVFEGHNGRLLKLFNGTQHLPLQIAQNLARLKELKRLTRIYIAEDSLAHEYVSSALRGYSLCKNVAQVSSCNFFGHGQVKELPMSQHILLQDSGIHTEQNQATYFQRFVCDGTLYSTDQYDSKYSRCNSLVTIGQQVAKIEHIIVVQTQATPRQPVLLVRLTNQIQAFHKKRTEYVCMDSHILNVTFCAGYKAVLPSEVTNKCIEIVKRPDGLVILPLPNTYERD